In Meleagris gallopavo isolate NT-WF06-2002-E0010 breed Aviagen turkey brand Nicholas breeding stock chromosome 2, Turkey_5.1, whole genome shotgun sequence, the following are encoded in one genomic region:
- the SDC1 gene encoding syndecan-1 yields VIASPTHLFPFSLKQTTNLNLPPEDLDSSGDDDDGFSGSGAGSLPDQSLTWRTAANPTNSSLLATPVVFNEQLFPGTESRTEKKVTTPPATSRVVTEEPVVAVKDETPLLGSPDEKPTDNTVVTTARSPTTHFPSVLHIIPSEASGTAHELEPKTPGSEMPGTKDVPETNSTTHLEGDIAAAPTTAPGNVVPTHEEVSEDGSGDPGDFILVKDEDLVPTEDSEVPADSGRNAKAAGASGIMDRKEVLGGVIAGGLVGLVFAVFLVAFMLYRMKKKDEGSYSLDEPKQSNGGYQKPHKQEEFYA; encoded by the exons GTGATTGCATCACCAACAcatcttttccccttctctttaAAGCAAACTACAAATCTGAACCTTCCTCCTGAAGATCTTGATTCTTCTGGTGATGACGATGATGGATTCTCAGGTTCAGGTGCAG gttCCCTGCCTGATCAGTCTCTCACCTGGAGAACGGCAGCAAATCCGACTAATTCTTCCTTACTGGCAACACCAGTGGTTTTCAATGAACAGCTGTTTCCTGGGACTGAGAGCCgaactgaaaagaaagtaacaaCTCCACCTGCAACTAGTCGTGTAGTGACAGAGGAGCCAGTTGTAGCTGTGAAGGATGAAACACCCTTGTTGGGCTCGCCTGATGAGAAGCCAACAGACAATACAGTTGTAACAACGGCAAGAAGTCCTACTACTCACTTCCCTTCGGTGCTTCATATAATTCCTTCAGAAGCCTCAGGCACAGCCCATGAGCTCGAACCTAAAACCCCTGGCTCTGAGATGCCAGGCACTAAAGATGTGCCTGAGACCAACTCTACCACCCATCTGGAGGGGGATATCGCTGCTGCTCCCACAACAGCTCCAGGCAACGTTGTTCCTACACATGAGGAGGTTTCTGAAGATGGCTCAGGAGACCCG GGAGACTTCATTTTGGTTAAAGATGAGGATTTGGTCCCTACCGAGGACTCTGAAGTGCCGGCTGACTCTGGGAGGAATGCCAAAGCAGCAGGAGCCTCAGGAATTATGGACAGAAAAGAAGTTCTTGGAG GTGTTATTGCTGGAGGACTAGTTGGCTTGGTGTTCGCAGTGTTTCTAGTTGCATTTATGCTgtacagaatgaagaaaaaagacgAAGGAAGTTATTCACTGGATGAACCGAAACAATCTAACGGAGGATACCAAAAACCACACAAACAAGAAGAGTTCTATGCATAA